Sequence from the Mustelus asterias chromosome X, sMusAst1.hap1.1, whole genome shotgun sequence genome:
attgtttcacacagagggtggtgagcgtctggaacaagctgccagatgtagtagtagaggcgggcacaattttatctttcgaaaaacatttagatagttacatgggtacgatgggtatagagggatatgggacaaatgcgggcaattgggattatcttaggagtttaaaaaaaagggcggcatggacaagtttggccgaagggcctgtttccatgctgtaaacctctatgactctatacaacATTCTGAGTGAACATGTCATGTTGGATGGTGAGATGAtttcctccaccgccccccccaaccaccaatcAACCTGCTGCTCGCCGTCCCGacatccctccactcccccctatCTTCCACACATTGGAAATCTAAAACAATATTGTGTATTTTCAAGGTAAGAATCCTCAACTTACGATAGGTTTGCAAAACACATTCTTCTTCACAATGGGCCGTTCTTAATTTGAATTGTTTCACTCCAAAACAAGTGAAATATGAAATGCCACGTAATACATTAAAGGCAGAGTTAAAATATGGGTCACAAAAGAATTATGTGCCGTGGGCTGGTGGGCGGGATCAGGGAAAAATGTGTTTTAAGGCCAAAGTCAGCTTAGCCGTTGCATTGTTGAATGTTGAAGCATGACACATGGGCTGATTTGCTTGCCCATGCCCCAAGCCTTAATTTATGTTCTGTATTAATTTGTTAACTGATTTAACAGGGTAGTTCATTGCGTTCTTGAATTGCTCTCTGAATTTGGACTGAGTCGCTCCATAAATAAAagtatttgtgcagcaacttaggTTCCGCAGCATGATTCCAACATGTTCAAATATGTATAAGTGATCTGTGTAATATGTTGGTTCTGTCCCTGTAAAGTTAGAGTATAAAAATTCTATGACATGCAACAACCAAAGAAGAATGAAGCTGCctgatatggtgaagagtaaaatcacagaCTTTCTTCTGCTTTCCATCTCTGGGTCGCCACGATTATCTCCCTTGCTCTGACCCCTCAGTCGCTTACGAACTTGACTTGCCAATAAAATGTGCCGAACTGTCAGTGCGTTGAACAACATAATTAAAGTGAATGGGAGAAGTGGAGTGAAGATTCGATGAACCCACTTGAACCCCAACCAACCTGGTTCAGTGTAATAGCTTGATTTTATATAACAGTCCCATGGCACGTTATTGATTATCCGCACGGGCTCAACTGTAAAGTAGAATGgaatgtctttaaaacagagcaaCACACCAGTGGTTGCTAAAACCACAGCTGCAGTTTTCTTGGTGCAATATTTGATTTTCTGTTTCTggtaacaaatggccacaaatcgatcaaatgagaaagtgatggtgaaccaaaCAGAACAGTCTGTGGTCGCACGACTAAGAACGTAGATAACACTACACACAGGGGTGATATCCAGGAAAGATCCAGGGAAATAATAGTAACTTATCCGATATAGTATGGCATCAGACATAATGACCAGTAAATCTGCTGTTGCCATCGCCACGAGGTAATGAGTGGTGCACGCAGTGAGGCCACATTTCCCGCTGGCCAGGATAACAATCGCCAACAAATTTACTGCAAGAAAGTGAAGAGAAAGGGGACAGGGAATTATTTGCGTTAAGAAACCAGGGGTAGCTTTAAGCGACCTATTTTATCTTGCATTCGTCAATAATAGCGGTAAGATGTTTTAAGTGGATTTAATTGCACATCACTGTGACTGGAATGCGTAAACATACGGTTCGATTCCTGCTGGACAACGGTGCTTGTGGATGTTGGCTCGTTTCTGAaatctcttttgttttgcttAGACATGGTTCCCATCTGAAGAGTAAGTTAACTATCAGGAATATCTGACTTTGCTCAGAATTtgtgcacatttttaaaaaaaagcacattTGTTCTTCATTTCACTGGTAGCTAGTACAGTTGGACATAGGACATCGCAGAATGAAGATCTCTCAACTCTGCGATCAGGATGACAATACAGGACAAGAGCGCTGAAAAGGGCACAGAGAATATCCCAGGATAACTATATTTAAGACAACAGACACAAAAGTTTAGATCAGTCGAAAAAGAGATGCAGTGCTCTGAGTAAAAGAGACAGCTGTAGTGATCGCAGCGAATGAACGAAAGCAGATTTCGGAGGTTAATCAAATGTTTGGAGCCATTAGAATAGACATTGCGACTCGAAAAACAAAGCCACAGCAGTTTGAACATCCGTCAAGGTCAGGATATCCTGAAACAGAAGTGGTAAAGCCATGATCCCGAATACTTTGTAAAAGGTGCAGTGGACCGTTTGTTTGAAACGACAATTTGGAAAACGTGGAGTGCGTTTCGAAATGCAAGACACTGATGCAAAACATTGTGATGAATATTGAAAAGATTCTTTTTTGGGAGTTGCAATAGGCTTGTTGGGTGAGAAAGGCTTGGGGTGGAGGATTCAGAAGTATATTCCACAAACACCGACGAGAGTTCAAAGTGATTGTGTGTTTTGATAGAGACAGGTTGTTTGTTCAAGGGACTTTCTGTTGCTGAGTGCATTGTAGCTCAAAACAAACCTTTGTAATTCGTGTTAATCGCAAAACGTGTGTGCGTTTCTGAAGCTAAGGGAGAATAAATAAAGCTTATACAAAAATTCAacttaccatttttaaaaatgttgttttGAGGTTAAATTTAATTAACAGCCCTGTAACACAATTCCTCCACGTTCTCGAAAAGGCTATTTACATTATGGTCCATTTAGTCATGGCTCCATTCTGGGATTTTCCCACCCAACTGCAATTATCGATCGCCTTTCTTCTGGCCCTGACAGCATGTAAAACTTGGAAGAATTCAGTTTTCATTTCGGAAAGTGTGTGCATAATGTGTGTATttatctgtgtgtggaaaggggctgcggatgtctgtgtgtgtatgtaggaaGGGGTGGTGTGGACACGGGGCAAGAGGGATATTGCATGACGCGaagagtaaaataataaaatctgGACACCAAATTCCACGCACCTGCAGGGAACAACACTTTTGGATGTGCGCGAGGTGGGGATGTTGGGGTTCGGGGAAGGTTTTAGCTGTGTAACGTTGAGCTACTTTCACATTCTTCTGTGAGCAGACGTGTTTCACCTGCTTCTGCAAAGTCATAGAGAACAGCAGTATCGGAATGAAGCAGCAGCGACAgggcaaatgttttttttttcagtacTGTTGTGGGCCAGTCCTCAATTTTCTCAGACACCCTGTCACAATATTCTCAGATACCTCTAGAAAAGCTGTTAAGCATAAAGGATTTCCGGGCTGTTGTGTCCACAACACCCCTTACCACATATGCATacagatacacaaacacacacgcgcgcacacacacacacatatacatacacgcccacatacacacacagacgcacgcacgcgcagacgcacacacacacacacacacacatcaccagCCCCTTTGCACACACAGATAACGACACACATTAAACACACACTTTCCGAAATGAGCACTGAATTCTTCAAAATTTCACTTGCTTCCTGAGCCAGAAAAAAGGAGATCGATAATTGTAATTACAGCATTCATCGGAAAATGCTTCGTTGTAACCTATTTTTTCAAAGTGTACTCGGCTTCTATTAATATTCAGGGCTGAGGATTGGAGAATCAATGAGAAAAAAAGGAGACTACTGTCAATGTGATAAAATAAGAGAATGTGAAAATACacatcagttcagccatgatcgatGGAGACGAAAAACAACATAATTAACACATAATTCTGATAACCTTCCAACGGCACTGGAAGAATTCATGAATTGGCAGAATTAAAACAGTGGTGGTGCAAGCGAATTGTCTGGTGGACATAATCTTCTTGTCTGGGGTAGAGCAAAATTGAAGGTTTGTGATTCAAAGGATGACACAAGTGATTGAATGAAAAAAGCGTGATTGTGCGAAGCGAATGGGATTATTAAAATAAGAGATGAAGGTCCAAGAGGAGGTTCATAGTCTAACCAAAAAAATAGGAGACTGGAGGTAAATATGGGACATTTGGAATAGTGGAGAAGGCCCTTGACGCCCAGATGAAGAGGTATGGAATGGTGGATGCAGAGGTATGCAGCGATGTGGACAAGCTTTCCAGATGTATACCAATAGGGACCCCATGTCAAGCAACCACAAACCCTCCACTCCCAGTCACTCTGGTATAACAATGCCGGATCGCCGGCACATGTTGACCCTGAAAGTTGAACCGGTGACTCTATTTGGAAAAGTTTAATCTTGCTGTAGAGTCTGGAAAGCATTAACATTTATCATTGGGAAATACAGTGGTTCAAATGTTAACCTCGGAACTCGAAGATAGAGAGAAAAACGTGGGAGTGGAATGTAGTATTTCAGCATAAATTGAATAGATAGTTAATGATCATATTTCAGGACTGAACAGTGGAGATCAGGAAGGCACTCGGAAAATCTGAATTTGATCGCCTACACGTGAACAAGCGGCTGAATTGTGAGTGTGAATATAGTTGCTGCTTTCAATAAAAATATCGAGGCACTGGTTCACGTGGAAGGTCGGTTGGGCTTATTAAGAATGGGAAGGGAACAGGTCAATTTCGGGAGATTATCTCTTGTGCTTGCAATGGAAATGCGCTGTGTGGTTTGATGTTCTTACAGTGCCCTAGAATGTCCACTGAAATTGAGGTACAGCTGTTGAGGACGGGAACTgatgtgtcactaataaataatggAGAGACGTGGATGGGataaaaaatgaaagaaaatgatGTCGATGTTTTAGAGTTTAAAATAAATGAAAGAAATGAAATGAGTGTTTATCTCAAAGTGCAGAGACGTAcatgtgaaggtgggaaaattatCTCGGATAGGAACAAGTTATGATGCGAGTATGCGACCCAGAGCAACCATAGCTCATGCAGACTCAAATACCGAGAGTGATATAGTTTGTGTGTCGAATATCCCATCATTAATACACTTGCATTGTACAACAGAGCCTCTGTACAAGTTTCGGGATATTTGAAGCATGTCATTTTCACAGTGTAGCCTGTGAGGAACATTGGAGCTCCAGTGGGAATGGAGTCTGAGTAAAACTAAAGAAAACAATTCCAGATTGGATCCTGGGAATGTCCCAGTCGGAAATGGTAGATTTAATACTGTCTATAGTGACTGACTGGCAAGATCCCACGCACTCAGTGTATTAGGACAGCTAGTGTTTGCTGGGCGTTTTAGCTAAGAGGGATGGACGGACATGGGCAGAAATGGACATGTAATATTGGATCACCACTCCTCCTTAAGAGGAAAGAATGTCACTCATGCTGCGGGAGAGTCGGGAGAGAATCAGCATCTCGATAGGGATTGAAGTCCTGAAGAAGGATGATTGATCTTTGATGGGAGGGGATAAAATGGGAAACAGACACTAACAATATATTCAGTTAATTATGCAAAATGGGATGAGTAGTTATGCTGAAATTATGTAAAGTTGATGAAATGTCTGTTCCAGAAAGATTATAAACAGATAATCGCAACATAGAATAGTTATGGTAGACGAAAATATAGTTAATCTTTCATGAATAATTATTAGCTGAGAGAATAATGTTAAAAGATTGAAAGACATGTCATATTCATTTAGTCTATAAGATGTAAGACGGAGCAAATCTAATGATCTGTATACCAAACAGCTGAGTGTCAGTGCAAGCAAAACAATTGAACACCTTGTTCAAATCTGAAAAAGtagaaggtatctagaaacgcaTAATATAATAAAGAGTAATGAACATATATACCAAAAAGGAAGGTAAGAGCTGAACAAACTGACTGAATTATTTGTACAATCCAAGAAAGTGTATCTGAGCTCAATGTTTCTGTTTTACAATGGGCTACGAGAAGATCCCACACAGCAACCCCATGACGAATGTCAGAGAAAGTGGTGATCAGTGGACATGCAGCAGATTGTACAGACAGCTGGATACAACAGCAGAACAGAGAAAGTAGTGGTGACAAATATTCAACGAAAATGTCGGAAGCACAGAGAGCATTTTTGACCTGTTTCAGTGTCAGACTATTTTTGTTGGATAAATGATATGGACTCAGGAAGCAGTAAAAACAATTCTGACGTTTGCAGACAAATCGAAATGATGATGCTACCGTGGAAAATCACAAGGAAACAACTGAAACTCTCGATAGAAATATGCACACGAGGCATTTAAATGACTAACTGACATCATTATAACGACACATTTTCTCTTTAATTTTGATGAACGTTAAGCGTTTCAAAGGCTCTTCGTGAAATAAGAACCTTAATGACATAGAAAAGCAAAGACTTTCAGGACAGTGTTTCATAATCATTTTAACATCGAACAACACATAATGCCATCATGCTGAAGTTCACTGAAAAACGAATGGAATTCGGGGAAAATGGATAAAATAGTATTAAACAAACATAAATCTTGTTTGTTAATCCTCTGGCATTGAGCATCTGATTGTGCTAAAAACATTTTTTGTGACTCACAAATGTATGTATGCATTGGTGTAAGTGTTATTATGTAAATCCAGATGGTGACAGAACAAAAAGGAATGTTCCATCATTAGCAGTTTCATAATGAGCAGTTTGCACATGCCATCCTGATCAATACTCGTCTCAAATATATGGAAGTCTGAGATGCATTTTGAACAGCCGGTTCATTGAACTGACTGGATCGTCATGCGTAACGTTAAAATTGGTGAACGTTTAATCCCGTACCATCGAAAGAGCTAGATAGATGGAAATATGTTTGTTTCGCAGTAGTCTGGTCTCTACTCTCAGGAACACATGTCAATGAATTTCGTGAAGGGACTTTTTAAGGCTGCATGTAAAGAATCCGAA
This genomic interval carries:
- the LOC144481870 gene encoding putative G-protein coupled receptor 139 produces the protein MIYRIAFAFIIPDTYLAKIKERFIVFHRIHGFPKVIGAVDGTLIALKGPTDDTASFINQKGFHSSNVLPVSDAQMRILRLSAINSGNANDSFVLQLEDLYQLYRLYQFQVLYKLGGLYELQARGKDKFTQKMLETFYTIRKLFYMIIAVIGVPVNLLAIVILASGKCGLTACTTHYLVAMATADLLVIMSDAILYRISYYYFPGSFLDITPVCSVIYVLSRATTDCSVWFTITFSFDRFVAICYQKQKIKYCTKKTAAVVLATTGVLLCFKDIPFYFTVEPVRIINNVPWDCYIKSSYYTEPGWLGFKWVHRIFTPLLPFTLIMLFNALTVRHILLASQVRKRLRGQSKGDNRGDPEMESRRKSVILLFTISGSFILLWLLHVIEFLYSNFTGTEPTYYTDHLYIFEHVGIMLRNLSCCTNTFIYGATQSKFREQFKNAMNYPVKSVNKLIQNIN